Proteins from a genomic interval of Microthrixaceae bacterium:
- a CDS encoding adenosine kinase → MSEPTIDVVGIGNALVDVISSESHEFVASQGLVPGSMNLIDEDRREELYSAMGVGTEVSGGSGANTTVGVASLGGTAHYLGRVRADQLGEVFAHDIKAAGVGYSTPLATDGPATGCCLILVTGDGQRTMNTYLGASSLFCESDVDAEVIRSGRILYLEGYLFDPPAAQQAFRYAAAVAHEAGRQVALTLSDGFCVDRHRDAFRALFDSHVDLVFANESELCSLYETSDFDAALEQIRDDVPLAVITRSEKGSVIVNGVDTVTVAAAPVERVVDTTGAGDLYAAGFLYGLARGYDLERCGTVASIAAAEVISHVGPRPQVPLADLVAGR, encoded by the coding sequence ATGAGTGAACCCACGATCGATGTTGTCGGGATCGGCAACGCCCTCGTCGATGTCATCTCCTCCGAAAGCCACGAATTCGTCGCTTCCCAAGGCCTGGTCCCGGGGTCGATGAATCTGATCGACGAGGACCGCCGCGAGGAGCTCTACTCAGCGATGGGGGTCGGCACCGAGGTGAGCGGGGGCTCGGGTGCCAACACGACGGTGGGAGTCGCCTCGCTTGGCGGTACCGCCCACTACCTCGGGCGGGTGCGCGCCGATCAACTCGGCGAGGTGTTCGCCCACGACATCAAGGCCGCCGGCGTCGGCTATTCGACGCCGTTGGCGACGGACGGACCTGCGACCGGGTGCTGTTTGATCCTCGTCACCGGCGATGGTCAACGCACGATGAACACCTACCTCGGGGCATCGAGCCTGTTTTGCGAATCCGACGTGGACGCCGAGGTGATCAGGTCCGGGCGGATCCTCTACCTCGAGGGGTATCTCTTCGACCCGCCCGCGGCGCAGCAGGCATTCAGGTACGCAGCCGCGGTCGCCCACGAGGCAGGACGACAGGTCGCGTTGACGCTCTCGGACGGGTTCTGTGTCGATCGGCATCGCGACGCGTTCCGGGCCTTGTTCGACAGCCACGTCGACCTGGTCTTCGCCAACGAGTCGGAATTGTGCTCGTTGTACGAGACCTCCGACTTCGACGCCGCACTTGAGCAGATCCGCGATGACGTTCCGCTGGCGGTGATCACCCGCAGCGAAAAAGGTTCCGTCATCGTCAACGGGGTCGATACGGTCACGGTTGCCGCTGCGCCCGTCGAGCGGGTCGTCGACACGACGGGAGCCGGCGACCTCTACGCGGCCGGATTCCTGTACGGGCTGGCTAGGGGATACGACCTCGAGCGGTGCGGAACGGTCGCATCCATCGCTGCCGCCGAGGTCATCAGCCACGTCGGCCCCCGCCCGCAGGTGCCGCTTGCCGACCTGGTCGCGGGTCGGTGA
- a CDS encoding phospho-sugar mutase → MDPRPAEQLDSLLRAADAWLAIDPDPATRAELHAVVERTIHHGDASELDDRLSGRLGFGTAGIRGTLGAGPNRMNRLVVRQVAAALASTLHRHVPDLAGRFVLIGRDARHQSEAFAHDVVDVFAAAGISSRLIDGYAPTPLVAWGVRHLGAVAGLVITASHNPPQDNGIKVYWSDGAQIIPPIDGWVGAAIAEFATRDPLGAPTPPEFAPATLADAYVDMVGALIDSGTPPAVRRSEMTIAATALHGVGAHLLGRCLAAVGFNDVTFVSEQELPDPDFTTVGSPNPEEPAATERLLSLAERIDADVALALDPDADRLAVAIADGDRRFRVLSGDELGALLAIGLLERRSPEFTAPALLVTSVVSSRLLAAIAADAGAEFRETLTGFKWLCRPGMERPDLDQVLAYEEAMGNAVGGLRDKDGISAAVATCDLFAGWAGDDRCPQQILDDLALRYGAHVTHNFSIRPTGPEGRSRVEAATRSLIADPSIAFAEVDVASHDRPAPDVLRWFLANGERIVIRPSGTETKLKCYIEVIEQAAGPHDVQAARTRGERRCRELAEDLRTRLDP, encoded by the coding sequence ATGGACCCGCGGCCGGCCGAGCAACTCGATTCGTTGTTGCGAGCGGCGGACGCCTGGCTCGCAATCGATCCCGACCCGGCGACCCGCGCCGAGCTTCACGCAGTCGTGGAGCGCACGATCCACCATGGCGATGCCTCCGAACTCGACGATCGCCTCTCTGGTCGACTCGGGTTCGGCACCGCAGGTATTCGGGGAACCCTCGGCGCCGGCCCCAACCGGATGAATCGCCTCGTCGTGCGACAGGTCGCGGCTGCCCTCGCGTCGACGCTGCATCGCCACGTTCCCGACCTTGCCGGCCGGTTCGTCCTGATCGGCCGCGATGCCCGCCACCAGTCGGAGGCCTTCGCTCATGACGTCGTCGACGTCTTCGCAGCCGCTGGCATCTCGAGTCGGCTGATCGACGGCTACGCCCCGACGCCGTTGGTGGCGTGGGGTGTACGGCACCTCGGCGCAGTCGCCGGCCTCGTGATCACCGCATCGCACAACCCGCCACAGGACAACGGCATCAAGGTGTACTGGTCCGACGGCGCGCAGATCATCCCGCCGATCGACGGGTGGGTCGGTGCGGCAATCGCCGAGTTCGCGACACGGGATCCACTCGGGGCTCCCACGCCGCCCGAGTTCGCGCCCGCGACACTCGCCGATGCCTACGTCGACATGGTCGGTGCACTCATCGATTCAGGCACACCGCCTGCAGTTCGACGCTCTGAGATGACGATCGCTGCGACGGCACTTCACGGCGTCGGGGCTCACCTGCTCGGCCGCTGTCTTGCAGCAGTCGGGTTCAACGACGTGACCTTCGTCTCCGAACAGGAACTGCCAGACCCGGACTTCACGACCGTCGGGTCCCCGAACCCCGAGGAGCCCGCGGCCACCGAGCGACTCCTCTCCCTCGCCGAACGCATCGATGCGGACGTGGCCCTCGCGCTCGACCCCGACGCCGACCGTCTCGCTGTGGCCATCGCTGATGGCGATCGCCGATTCCGGGTGTTGAGCGGAGACGAGTTGGGTGCGCTGTTGGCCATCGGACTGCTCGAGCGTCGCTCCCCCGAATTTACGGCGCCAGCACTTCTGGTGACCTCCGTGGTGTCGTCGCGGCTGCTCGCAGCGATCGCGGCTGATGCGGGTGCGGAGTTTCGCGAAACACTCACCGGGTTCAAATGGCTGTGTCGGCCGGGAATGGAGCGCCCCGATCTCGATCAGGTGCTCGCGTACGAGGAGGCGATGGGCAATGCGGTCGGCGGCCTCCGCGACAAAGACGGCATCTCCGCGGCGGTGGCGACCTGCGATTTGTTCGCCGGCTGGGCTGGCGACGATCGGTGCCCGCAGCAGATCCTCGATGATCTCGCGCTCCGCTACGGGGCGCACGTGACCCACAACTTCTCGATCCGGCCGACCGGACCCGAGGGCCGCTCTCGTGTCGAGGCGGCGACCCGGTCGCTCATCGCCGATCCGTCGATCGCCTTCGCCGAGGTGGACGTCGCTTCCCACGATCGCCCCGCCCCCGATGTGTTGCGGTGGTTTTTGGCCAACGGCGAGCGAATCGTGATTCGGCCGTCGGGCACCGAGACGAAGCTCAAGTGCTACATCGAGGTGATCGAGCAGGCCGCCGGGCCACACGATGTGCAAGCCGCCCGCACTCGAGGTGAACGCCGCTGCCGGGAACTCGCCGAAGATCTTCGAACCCGACTCGATCCTTAG